One Pseudonocardia abyssalis DNA segment encodes these proteins:
- a CDS encoding undecaprenyl-diphosphate phosphatase, which yields MSTSVVGAVPIGVVGLAARDIVSGPLRDLWVVAVALTAWSAVTCVAELVATRKRAEGDIRLRDALVVGAAQCVALVPGVSGRRGR from the coding sequence GACCTCGGTCGTCGGGGCAGTCCCGATCGGCGTGGTGGGCCTCGCCGCCCGAGACATCGTCTCCGGCCCGTTGCGCGACCTGTGGGTCGTCGCCGTCGCTCTCACCGCCTGGAGCGCGGTGACGTGTGTCGCCGAACTCGTCGCCACCCGGAAACGGGCCGAGGGCGACATCCGCCTGCGCGACGCGCTCGTCGTCGGGGCCGCCCAGTGCGTCGCCCTGGTCCCCGGGGTGTCCGGTCGGCGCGGCCGGTGA
- a CDS encoding DUF5710 domain-containing protein produces MRPSNRTRGVERPGTTDGRAPSTTPPAAERAGRVYPDVPGAEKDAAKAVGARSDQTAGRWYDRRPPTAALRHRAAHPPVPDLLPGGPRVRGRAVRRHGPAIVLAHQCPDLREPTGLGATPPHDHPPGPAAV; encoded by the coding sequence ATGCGACCCTCCAACCGGACTCGTGGCGTCGAGCGACCGGGGACCACCGATGGTCGAGCACCCAGCACGACCCCGCCCGCAGCGGAGCGGGCCGGCCGGGTGTACCCGGACGTGCCAGGTGCCGAGAAGGACGCCGCGAAAGCCGTCGGCGCCCGCTCGGACCAGACCGCCGGGCGATGGTACGACCGGAGGCCGCCGACAGCGGCGCTGCGCCACCGGGCCGCCCATCCACCCGTGCCTGACCTGCTCCCGGGGGGACCGCGCGTCCGGGGCCGGGCTGTTCGTCGACATGGTCCCGCGATCGTGCTGGCTCACCAGTGTCCGGACCTGCGTGAGCCGACAGGACTGGGAGCAACTCCGCCGCATGATCACCCGCCGGGCCCAGCAGCGGTGTGA
- a CDS encoding helix-turn-helix domain-containing GNAT family N-acetyltransferase, producing the protein MTTSLGTPPAVQLAPADASTYAEWFACLAEPMRVRLLHAVAVAGRAVTVGELTEQLGISQSTCSHHVRKLADVGFVHLRKDRTATLISVNPACCTGLPHAADAVMGMLAPRPCCPEDLPADVDVRALEPGDWTHVRRIYAEGIATGHATFETEVPTRDALDDAWLPAHRWVAEIDGRVAGFAAARAVSTRPVYAGVAETSIYVGDGLRGRGVGRTLIHRQVNAADDAGLWTLQTSIFPENRASLALHQSAGYRTLGLRERIGQHHGVWRDTVFLERRRADDRTGITG; encoded by the coding sequence ATGACGACATCGCTGGGGACCCCGCCGGCCGTGCAGTTGGCGCCGGCCGATGCGAGCACCTACGCGGAGTGGTTCGCGTGCCTGGCCGAACCCATGCGGGTCCGCCTGCTCCACGCCGTGGCGGTCGCGGGGCGGGCAGTGACGGTGGGGGAGCTGACCGAGCAGCTCGGCATCAGCCAGTCCACCTGCTCACACCACGTGCGCAAGCTCGCCGACGTCGGCTTCGTGCACCTGCGCAAGGACCGCACCGCGACCCTGATCTCGGTGAACCCGGCCTGCTGCACCGGTCTACCGCACGCTGCCGACGCCGTCATGGGGATGCTCGCCCCCCGCCCCTGCTGCCCCGAGGACCTCCCGGCCGACGTCGACGTCCGAGCACTCGAACCCGGTGACTGGACGCATGTCCGCCGGATCTACGCCGAGGGGATCGCCACCGGACACGCGACCTTCGAGACCGAGGTCCCCACCCGCGACGCACTCGACGACGCCTGGCTGCCCGCGCACCGCTGGGTCGCCGAGATCGACGGCCGGGTCGCCGGCTTCGCCGCCGCACGGGCCGTCTCCACCCGGCCCGTCTACGCCGGAGTCGCCGAGACCTCGATCTACGTGGGCGACGGTCTCCGCGGCCGCGGCGTCGGAAGAACACTCATCCACCGACAGGTCAACGCAGCCGACGACGCCGGACTCTGGACGCTGCAGACCAGCATCTTCCCCGAGAACCGGGCCAGCCTGGCGCTGCACCAGTCCGCCGGCTACCGCACCCTTGGCCTCCGCGAACGCATCGGCCAGCATCACGGAGTCTGGCGCGACACGGTCTTCCTCGAACGGCGCAGAGCCGACGACCGGACCGGGATCACGGGCTGA
- a CDS encoding FAD-dependent oxidoreductase yields the protein MDELPVVVVGAGPAGLAAAAQAVDRGLPVVVLEAGPSAGTGVREWHHVRLFSRWGELVAPAAEKLLAPTGWRFPDAKAYPTGAEWAESYLQPLADALGDRVRYGARVVGVARRGWDRLVDQARDTEPLSVRVATADGEERILARAVIDASGTWSVPSPLGGDGLPALGESAAADRITYRVPDLTDPDVRQRYAGRRIALAGSGHSALTALVAFAELAEQNPGTHVQWLLRRAAIGTTFGGGDADQLPARGALGLRAAEAVRAGRVTTVTGFRTAGVDRDDDGRLVLSSFGDRQLDPVDEVVVLTGFRPDLSWLSEVRVDLDPVLQAPRELAPLIDPNVHSCGTVYPHGARELTQPEPGLFLVGMKSYGRAPTFLALTGYEQTRSVVAAIAGDRAGADRVELVLPETGVCGGAGLVDAPADDDSETAAGCCGPVEPLSIGGRSGAAG from the coding sequence GTGGACGAGCTTCCGGTGGTCGTCGTGGGCGCTGGCCCGGCCGGCTTGGCCGCGGCTGCGCAGGCGGTGGACCGGGGATTGCCGGTCGTCGTGCTCGAGGCCGGGCCGTCGGCCGGGACCGGGGTACGGGAGTGGCATCACGTGCGGCTGTTCTCCCGGTGGGGCGAACTGGTCGCGCCGGCCGCGGAGAAGCTCCTGGCGCCCACCGGATGGAGGTTCCCCGACGCCAAGGCGTACCCGACCGGTGCGGAGTGGGCGGAGTCGTATCTGCAGCCGTTGGCCGACGCACTCGGTGACCGGGTGCGCTACGGCGCCCGGGTGGTCGGGGTCGCGCGCCGCGGCTGGGACCGGTTGGTCGACCAGGCCCGCGACACCGAACCCCTCAGCGTTCGTGTCGCCACCGCCGATGGTGAGGAGCGCATCCTCGCGCGGGCCGTGATCGACGCGTCCGGGACCTGGTCCGTGCCGAGCCCGCTCGGTGGTGACGGCCTCCCGGCACTGGGCGAGTCGGCAGCGGCCGACCGCATCACCTACCGCGTGCCGGACCTGACCGATCCCGACGTGCGTCAGCGGTACGCGGGCCGGCGGATCGCGCTCGCGGGCAGCGGCCACTCGGCGCTGACCGCACTGGTCGCGTTCGCCGAGCTGGCCGAGCAGAACCCGGGCACACACGTCCAGTGGCTGCTGCGCCGCGCCGCGATCGGCACCACCTTCGGAGGCGGCGACGCCGATCAGCTCCCCGCCCGTGGCGCGCTGGGGCTGCGCGCCGCCGAGGCCGTCCGCGCCGGGCGGGTCACGACGGTGACCGGCTTCCGTACCGCGGGCGTCGACCGCGACGACGACGGCCGACTGGTGCTGTCGTCGTTCGGGGACCGGCAGCTCGACCCCGTCGACGAGGTCGTCGTCCTCACCGGGTTCCGTCCGGACCTGAGCTGGCTCTCCGAGGTACGTGTCGACCTCGACCCGGTGCTGCAGGCCCCGCGCGAACTCGCCCCGCTGATCGATCCGAACGTGCACTCCTGCGGCACGGTGTACCCACACGGTGCCCGCGAGCTCACCCAGCCCGAGCCGGGGTTGTTCCTGGTCGGCATGAAGAGCTACGGGCGCGCCCCCACCTTCCTCGCGCTCACCGGCTACGAGCAGACCCGCTCGGTGGTGGCCGCGATCGCCGGCGACCGGGCCGGGGCCGACCGGGTCGAGCTGGTCCTGCCCGAGACCGGGGTCTGCGGTGGCGCCGGGCTCGTCGACGCACCCGCCGACGACGACTCCGAGACCGCCGCAGGATGTTGCGGACCGGTGGAGCCGCTCTCGATCGGGGGCCGGTCCGGGGCGGCAGGCTGA
- a CDS encoding arsenate-mycothiol transferase ArsC: protein MTPSVLFVCVRNGGKSQMAAGLMRHAADGRVVAHSAGTRPGSSINALSVQVLAEVGADMSGEVPKPVDPALLAGVDVVVTLGREAQLDVPPGTDLRNWDTDEPSERGIDGVERMRLVRDDIDGRVRQLLHELVPVQGT from the coding sequence ATGACCCCGTCGGTGCTGTTCGTCTGCGTCCGCAACGGCGGCAAGTCCCAGATGGCGGCCGGGCTGATGCGCCACGCCGCGGACGGACGGGTCGTCGCCCACTCCGCGGGGACCCGGCCCGGTTCGTCGATCAACGCGCTCTCGGTGCAGGTGCTCGCCGAGGTCGGCGCCGACATGTCCGGCGAGGTTCCGAAGCCCGTCGATCCGGCGCTTCTCGCAGGTGTCGATGTCGTGGTGACGCTGGGCCGCGAGGCACAGCTCGACGTCCCTCCCGGCACCGACCTGCGCAACTGGGACACCGACGAGCCCTCCGAGCGGGGCATCGACGGCGTCGAGCGGATGCGCCTGGTCCGCGACGACATCGACGGCCGCGTTCGGCAGCTGCTGCACGAACTCGTCCCGGTCCAGGGCACGTAG
- a CDS encoding arsenate reductase ArsC translates to MTVPEVLFVCVHNAGRSQMAAALLAHHAAGSVRVTSAGSAPADTVNPAVREVMSEIGLDLSHEIPKKLSTDAVEAADVVITMGCGDACPVFPGKRYLDWDLTDPAGKAAAEIRPIRDDIDARVRGLLAELTAR, encoded by the coding sequence ATGACCGTCCCCGAGGTGTTGTTCGTCTGCGTCCACAACGCCGGTCGCTCGCAGATGGCCGCCGCCCTGCTGGCGCACCACGCCGCGGGCTCGGTGCGGGTCACCTCCGCCGGGTCCGCACCCGCCGACACCGTCAACCCCGCCGTCCGCGAGGTCATGTCCGAGATCGGGCTGGACCTGTCGCACGAGATCCCGAAGAAGCTGTCCACCGACGCCGTCGAGGCCGCCGACGTCGTGATCACCATGGGCTGCGGCGACGCCTGCCCGGTCTTCCCCGGCAAGCGGTACCTCGACTGGGACCTCACCGACCCCGCAGGCAAGGCGGCAGCGGAGATCCGCCCGATCCGCGACGACATCGACGCCCGTGTGCGCGGGCTCCTGGCCGAGCTGACCGCCCGATGA
- a CDS encoding arsenate reductase ArsC encodes MTSTWHRDTLSIDQRLALKTAAGNLARQFDGTFGTETIERFLHASYDEFAGRAVVLNYLPLLAEKFARQQLRALAKIEGRSGDDRPVVLFLCTHNAGRSQMALGFFTHLAGDRAIAWSGGSEPGTSVNPAAVAAMAERGIDISAEYPKPWTDEIVRAADAVITMGCGDACPVFPGRRYEEWVLDDPAGLAVDDVRPIRDEIERRVRVLLAELVPAAR; translated from the coding sequence GTGACCAGCACCTGGCACCGCGACACCCTGTCCATCGACCAGCGACTCGCCCTGAAGACCGCCGCGGGCAACCTCGCCCGGCAGTTCGACGGCACCTTCGGCACGGAGACCATCGAACGGTTCCTGCATGCCTCCTACGACGAGTTCGCCGGCCGCGCGGTCGTGCTCAACTACCTGCCGCTGCTCGCGGAGAAGTTCGCCCGCCAACAGCTGCGGGCCCTGGCCAAGATCGAGGGCCGCAGCGGCGACGACCGGCCGGTGGTGCTGTTCCTGTGCACCCACAACGCCGGCCGCTCGCAGATGGCGTTGGGCTTCTTCACCCACCTCGCAGGCGACCGGGCCATCGCCTGGTCCGGCGGGTCCGAACCCGGCACGTCGGTCAACCCGGCCGCGGTCGCCGCCATGGCCGAGCGGGGGATCGACATCTCCGCGGAGTACCCGAAGCCCTGGACCGACGAGATCGTCCGCGCTGCGGATGCGGTGATCACCATGGGATGCGGTGACGCCTGCCCGGTGTTTCCCGGGCGCCGCTACGAGGAATGGGTCCTCGACGACCCCGCCGGACTCGCCGTCGACGACGTCCGACCCATCCGTGACGAGATCGAGCGCCGGGTCCGGGTGCTGCTCGCCGAGCTCGTCCCAGCCGCACGATGA
- the arsB gene encoding ACR3 family arsenite efflux transporter, translated as MTATPQTDAPVVARLSTLDRFLPVWIIAAMVLGLVAGRLIPGLGAALGAVAIDGVSLPIAIGLLVMMYPVLAKVRYDRLDTVTGDRRLLGASLVLNWVLGPALMFALAWLMLPDLPEYRTGLIIVGLARCIAMVIIWNDLACGDREAAAVLVALNSVFQVFAFAVLGWFYLTVLPGWLGLPQADLDVSPWQIAVSVLIFLGVPLVAGYLSRRLGERAKGREWYESKFLPVIGPFALYGLLFTIVVLFALQGDAIISRPFDVARIALPLLVYFAVMWAGSYALGKAIGLSYERTTTLAFTAAGNNFELAIAVAIATFGVTSGQALAGVVGPLIEVPVLVGLVYVSLALRRRWRSGADRSTT; from the coding sequence ATGACCGCCACCCCGCAGACCGATGCGCCGGTCGTCGCCCGACTCTCCACCCTGGACCGGTTCCTGCCGGTCTGGATCATCGCCGCGATGGTTCTCGGGCTCGTCGCCGGGCGGTTGATCCCCGGCCTGGGTGCCGCGCTCGGGGCGGTCGCGATCGACGGGGTCTCCCTGCCGATCGCGATCGGGTTGCTGGTGATGATGTACCCGGTGCTGGCGAAGGTGCGCTACGACCGCCTCGACACCGTCACCGGCGACCGTCGGCTGCTCGGCGCGTCGCTGGTCCTGAACTGGGTCCTGGGCCCGGCGCTGATGTTCGCCCTGGCCTGGCTGATGCTGCCCGATCTCCCCGAGTACCGCACCGGCCTGATCATCGTCGGGCTCGCCCGCTGCATCGCCATGGTCATCATCTGGAACGACCTGGCGTGCGGGGACCGCGAGGCCGCGGCGGTGCTGGTCGCGCTGAACTCGGTGTTCCAGGTGTTCGCGTTCGCCGTGCTCGGCTGGTTCTACCTCACGGTGCTGCCCGGCTGGCTCGGCCTGCCGCAGGCCGACCTGGACGTGTCCCCGTGGCAGATCGCGGTGTCGGTGCTGATCTTCCTGGGTGTCCCGTTGGTGGCGGGCTACCTGTCGCGCCGGCTGGGGGAGCGGGCGAAGGGCCGGGAGTGGTACGAGTCGAAGTTCCTGCCCGTGATCGGCCCGTTCGCGCTCTACGGCCTGCTGTTCACCATCGTCGTGTTGTTCGCGCTGCAGGGCGACGCGATCATCTCGCGGCCGTTCGACGTGGCCCGGATCGCGCTGCCGCTGCTGGTGTACTTCGCCGTCATGTGGGCCGGGTCCTACGCGCTGGGCAAGGCGATCGGCCTGTCCTACGAGCGGACCACGACGCTGGCGTTCACCGCGGCGGGCAACAACTTCGAGCTCGCCATCGCCGTCGCGATCGCGACGTTCGGTGTCACCTCCGGGCAGGCGCTGGCCGGGGTGGTGGGGCCGCTGATCGAGGTCCCCGTGCTCGTCGGCCTGGTCTACGTCTCGCTCGCCCTGCGCCGCCGCTGGCGCTCCGGCGCCGACCGTTCCACCACCTGA
- a CDS encoding ArsR/SmtB family transcription factor, protein MSKQERMLVELADQVECCSPLVREPLAPGQAVELARVFKALGDPVRLRLASLIASHDGGEACVCDLTDAFELSGPTISHHLRVLREAGLITGERRGTWVYYRIQPDALRRLSAVLVLDDTAAVTA, encoded by the coding sequence ATGTCGAAGCAAGAGCGGATGCTCGTCGAGCTGGCCGACCAGGTGGAGTGTTGTTCCCCGTTGGTTCGCGAGCCGCTGGCACCGGGCCAGGCGGTCGAGCTGGCGAGGGTGTTCAAGGCGCTGGGTGATCCGGTCCGGCTGCGGCTGGCGTCGCTGATCGCCTCCCATGACGGTGGTGAGGCGTGCGTCTGCGATCTCACCGACGCCTTCGAGCTGTCCGGCCCGACGATCTCGCACCACCTCAGGGTGCTGCGCGAGGCGGGCCTGATCACCGGGGAGCGCCGAGGCACGTGGGTGTACTACCGCATCCAGCCCGACGCCCTGCGGCGGCTCTCGGCCGTCCTGGTGCTCGACGACACCGCGGCCGTGACCGCATGA
- a CDS encoding EamA family transporter gives MQRTGVAMMTGSALSNQVGAAIGALAFPVIGPVGVVAVRQWIGAAVLLSAGRPRVRAFTWSQWWPVLTLGAVFATMNVSLYSAVDRLGLGLAVTLEFLGPLAVALATSRRRIDLGCALVATAAVVILSRPQPSTDRVGIAFGLLAAACWAAYILLNRLVGARLPGAEGPAAASALSALLFVPVGIVVLLAHPPTPVALACAAAAGVLSSAVPFLVDMLALRRVPAHTYGIFMSVNPVLAAVVGVGVLGQALGWTQWLAIAAVAGANVVSGRFRTRTCRNVSRSDTRSAR, from the coding sequence ATGCAGCGGACCGGAGTGGCGATGATGACGGGCAGCGCACTGTCCAACCAGGTCGGAGCCGCGATCGGAGCACTGGCGTTCCCCGTGATCGGCCCCGTAGGAGTTGTGGCGGTGCGGCAGTGGATCGGCGCGGCGGTGTTGCTGAGTGCTGGGCGGCCCCGGGTGCGAGCCTTCACGTGGTCGCAGTGGTGGCCGGTCCTGACGCTGGGAGCGGTGTTCGCGACCATGAACGTCTCCCTGTACTCCGCGGTCGACCGGCTCGGCCTCGGTCTGGCGGTGACACTGGAGTTCCTCGGCCCGTTGGCGGTCGCGCTGGCCACGTCGCGTCGCCGGATCGACCTGGGCTGCGCACTGGTCGCGACAGCAGCCGTGGTGATCCTGAGCCGTCCCCAGCCCAGTACCGACCGGGTCGGCATCGCGTTCGGCCTGCTCGCCGCGGCGTGCTGGGCGGCCTACATCCTGCTCAACCGCCTGGTCGGGGCCCGGTTGCCCGGTGCGGAGGGCCCGGCGGCGGCATCGGCGCTCTCGGCACTGCTGTTCGTGCCGGTGGGGATCGTCGTGCTGCTGGCGCACCCGCCGACCCCGGTCGCCCTCGCCTGCGCCGCCGCCGCGGGGGTGCTCTCCTCCGCGGTGCCGTTCCTGGTCGACATGCTCGCCCTGCGGCGGGTCCCCGCCCACACCTACGGGATCTTCATGAGCGTCAACCCGGTGCTCGCGGCCGTCGTGGGCGTGGGCGTGCTGGGCCAAGCCCTCGGCTGGACCCAGTGGCTGGCGATCGCCGCGGTCGCCGGGGCGAACGTGGTCAGCGGACGATTCCGCACCCGGACCTGCAGAAACGTCTCCAGGTCCGACACCCGCAGTGCCCGCTGA